In Nodularia sp. LEGE 06071, the genomic window TGTTAATTCTCGCTAATATTTCTGCCTTTTGAAAAGGTTTGGTGATGTAATCAACCGCTCCTAAAGCAAAACATTTAACTTTAGTATCTGTATCAGAAATTCCTGTCATAAAAATTACAGGTATATCACGAGTTGTTAAATTGTCTTTCAACTTTTTACAGGTTTCTAACCCGTCTAGTTTAGGCATCATGACATCTAATAAAATCAAATCAGGTAATCTATCTTGAACCTGTTTAAGGGCTATTTCTCCATCCATAGCGGTAACAACTTCAAAGCCTGAATTAGTAAGTACCTCAGAGACAACTTCTAGATTTGTATTTGTATCATCTACGATTAAAATTAAATCTTTTTTTCGGATATGAGACATTTTTATTTCTCAGTTTTGATAAATTTTAGAATTATTTATTCTGTCTAATTATGCTGCAATGCTGTTGAATTATTTTGTCGGATTTTTCGAGTAAATCCCTATTATTGGATGTAGGCTAATTACCTGAATGTGACACATGAGTGAATATTCCTTCTCTGCTGTTCTTCTAAGAGATTCACTGGCACGGTAGGACAGACTTGGCGATCGCTTCATTAGTTTTCCCAAAAATGTCTTGATTCTTACTAATCTGTGCCACATTTAACTTGTATAACATGGGTGGGTAAGACTTGGCGTGAGCTTAAATCTAATTTAAATATGCAAACTAGATATTTTTCAGTTTATGGCGATGAAATAACAATACGCAATACATAAATTACATATGAAATCTTGGATTATTTACAAAATCAGACTTTTGCCATAAAAAAGCCTGCCTTTACCCTGAAATTGAGTCTTTTGGCAGGACTGAGCGATATATCAATGCTCTACTGATTTTGAGGAGGCACATTATCCATTCACAGGGTGGCTGACAGCAGGATATTAGTCCCAAGATTTGAGTATTTGTTTTCGAGACTAGGCATTAAGGACGGTGGGATGGTGCAAATATTACTTAATTTTTTGTTTAATAAAAGTCACCACCTGACCTAGCTGTTTCTTTAAGCCATCGATTTCTGCTTGCATTTTGATCATTTTTTCATTCAGCGCATTTATTTCTGCTGAGTTAGATGAGTGATTATCTGAAGGTACTACGATGGTATTTGCGATCCGGGAAGCAGCTACCGGAATATTTTTGGTGGCCACAGCCGCTACTGGAATTATTTCTGCGCGAGGCTTTTTAGCTTTGGCCATCGCTGACTTAATCGCAGTAATTAGTTGCTTTTGGTCAAAAGGCTTTCCCAAAAATTCAAAGTATTCAAAAGGTTCTGTCAGTTTTTGCGTCACCTCTTCCTTACGACCAGACATGATCACCAAGGGAATTTTTCTTAACTCAGGCTGTGCTTGAACTTGCTGAAAAACTTCCCAACCACTCATTTTCGGTAGCAGAAAGTCCAACATGATTAAACTGAGCTTTTCCTGACGGATGAAATTGTATCCTTCCACACCATCTTTTGCTTCTAATACCTCGAAATTGCCAGGAGGTAACATTTCTCGTACTTTTAACCTGACAACGGTAGTGTCATCGATAACTAAAATTTTGTTGCTTACCACGACTTATTGCTCTAACAGAAATTTTAAATGTAAATAGCGATTTTGCTGATTGACATTACTCAGTGCTGAGTGCTGAGTGAAGCACAAAGGAAGGAAGGATTGAAGTCCTCAAGTACAAGCGCCGCCCGTTGTGGGCGGTCTTTTAACTCAGCACCCTAACCCTAATAGCACTTTCGACTCAGCACACTTTATTTTGAGGGTGTTCTCACTATATACAAATTTTTTGTTCATTGGGGGATAGTATATTTCGCTATAAATTGCAAAAATGGCAGTAGTTTAAAAAACTAGTGCTAATTTTTTTTAAAATTTGTGTCATGGTGATACTTAGGGCTTGAACCTTGCGCTAGTGCATTGGAAATTAGCCCTACAGTACTTTTGGATATTGCTTGGATGTCTATGACTTCGCCACAACCAGCCCAACTCAAGTCGGAAATTACGGCAATGCCTAGCTGGTTACGTCGCCCCATTGGCAAAGCTAGTGAACTTTCTACTGTACAACGCATTATTAAGCAACGTCAAATTCACACTATTTGTGAAGAAGGACGATGCCCCAACCGAGGGGAGTGCTATGCTCAAAAAACTGCGACTTTTTTACTATTAGGGCCAGTCTGCACACGCTCTTGTGCTTTTTGTCAAGTAGATAAAGGTCATGCACCAATGCCTATTGACTCAGAGGAACCGCGCAAAGTAGCAGAAGCTGTGCAGCTTTTGGGATTGCGTTATGTGGTTCTAACTTCTGTAGCCCGTGATGATTTGCCTGATCAGGGAGCGGGGCAGTTTGTGAAGACAATAGAGACTATTCGCCTGTTAAATCCAGAGATTCAAATCGAAGTGCTGACACCAGATTTTTGGGGTGGTGTGGGTGCTGGAGAGTCAGGTCAACGGCAAAGGATAGCCACAATTGTCACAGCCAAGCCTGCTTGTTTTAATCACAATGTGGAAACAGTGCGGCGGTTAACAGGCCCCGTGCGTCGGGGAGCCAAGTATGACCGCTCTCTAAGAGTCCTGGCCGTAGTTAAAGAAATTGATCCGACTATTCCTACCAAATCAGGTTTGATGCTGGGACACGGCGAAACGAGGGAGGAATTAATGGAAACTATGGCGGATTTAAGGGCGGTGGGGTGCGATCGCCTGACTATCGGCCAGTATATGCGTCCTTCCTTAGAACATTTACCAGTTCAAAGATACTGGACACCAGAAGAATTTGATGATCTAGGTAGCGTAGCATGGCAAATGGGATTCAACCATGTCCGTTCAGGACCATTGGTTCGTAGTTCCTACCATGCTGGAGAGTAGTAGAGGCAGGGGAGAAGATAAGAGGAACGGGTGCAGGGGGCAGGGGAGAAGAGG contains:
- the lipA gene encoding lipoyl synthase translates to MTSPQPAQLKSEITAMPSWLRRPIGKASELSTVQRIIKQRQIHTICEEGRCPNRGECYAQKTATFLLLGPVCTRSCAFCQVDKGHAPMPIDSEEPRKVAEAVQLLGLRYVVLTSVARDDLPDQGAGQFVKTIETIRLLNPEIQIEVLTPDFWGGVGAGESGQRQRIATIVTAKPACFNHNVETVRRLTGPVRRGAKYDRSLRVLAVVKEIDPTIPTKSGLMLGHGETREELMETMADLRAVGCDRLTIGQYMRPSLEHLPVQRYWTPEEFDDLGSVAWQMGFNHVRSGPLVRSSYHAGE
- a CDS encoding response regulator, which produces MVSNKILVIDDTTVVRLKVREMLPPGNFEVLEAKDGVEGYNFIRQEKLSLIMLDFLLPKMSGWEVFQQVQAQPELRKIPLVIMSGRKEEVTQKLTEPFEYFEFLGKPFDQKQLITAIKSAMAKAKKPRAEIIPVAAVATKNIPVAASRIANTIVVPSDNHSSNSAEINALNEKMIKMQAEIDGLKKQLGQVVTFIKQKIK